Sequence from the [Bacteroides] pectinophilus genome:
TGCTCATATCAAGCTTCTCATATACCATCCTGGTTGATACATTAACGGGAGGCTTGGCAACAACTATTGCACACTGCGGCATAGGCGGCAGTCTATCAAGCTTCTCACCTATACCTGTTGCAAGCATCGTTCCGCGAATAAGGCAATACGGAACATCCGCACCAACCTTAACCGCGCGTTCCTTAAGCTGTTCAATATCAAGTCCCAGTCCAAACATACGGTTCATTCCATAGAAGACAGCTGCTGCATCGGAACTTCCTCCCGCCATTCCGGCTGCTACCGGAATGAACTTCCTGAGATCCATATGAACGCCTTCATCAATATCAAATTCACGCATCAGCATATCTGCTGCTTTGTACATTAAATTATTCTCATTAAGAGGAATATACGAAAGATTGGATGTTATGACTATTCCCGGTTCCTTAGTCTTTTCAATTATTATCCTGTCATACAGCCCAACCGTCTGCATAACCATCTTAACTTCATGGTAACCGTCTTCACGAATCCCTGTAACGTCCAGTCCAAGATTAATCTTGGCGCGTGCCTTAAGCCGTATGCTGTCCATACCTTCTCCATTCCCGCGTAAAATACTGAATTCCCGCAGTATTAATATAACTTTATATGATGTATACACATAATTATATAAAAATAGCCTCGCATTTTCAAGGTGATTTTTCACACTATGTCTATACGCTATGTCTGCCTATGTCTATACTACATCTCTATTATGCCTGTACTTATTCGGTGATATTCCCTTTATTCTTCTGAATGCGTCTCCAAAATAATTACTGTCATTGAAGCCGCATGCAAATGCAATGTCAGTTATGGAATGATTAGTCTCCAGAAGCAGCCTGCATGCCTCCTTAATTCTTACATTGAGCAGATACTCCTTGAATCCGAACCCTGTTGTCTGCTTGAATTTTTTCGACAAATAAGACCTGCTTATGCTGAATTGTTTTGCCACATCATCCAGATATATCTGCTTATCATAGTTATTGTAGACATACGTTGCCACATCCTGAATTGTGCTGTTCTGCGCATCAATCTCATGTGCCGACGTATCCCCGTATAATTTGCAGCGCAGCACAAAAATCATAAATTCCTGAAAAAGAGTCTTTACCATCCCCATCGAAAGTTCATCAGGCATCTGATTCTCATATATCATTCTTGTTATAAGATTCTCTATATATTCTTTCCTCTTATCCGGCACTTCAATTATACCGGCTGTAAGATTATCTTTTACAAAATCCTTTCCAAGTGCAGAACACAGCCAGTCCGTATCTTTTATTGAAAACCTTAATGCCGTCCTCTGCTGTCTCACCTTATCGTTGCTGCCATATGATGTCTTATGTATCTCCCCCGGCGGAATAATTACCAGAGTACCCGGCACCATCCTGTATATAGTGTGGCTTACAAGAATATTGCATTCTCCTGAAAACAGGTAAACCAGCTCATAACAATCATGTGAATGGGTTTCATCCATCCTGAATGCTGCTTCTCGTATAAGTTTATTAATATTAAAATATTCTGACATTGTACCATTCATAAAAATTCTCCAATTTTATTATATATAATATAATTAATCTGTAATTATTCGTTTTTCAAACCATTTTTCGCTTGTTACTACTGTTTTTTTAATATATCATATAAAAAGAGATATATCTATAGAATATATAAAGATTTTGAAAATATTTATTTTCTTATGTGCAGGAAGCGTCCCTAAAGGGGCAGGAACGGAGATTAATTATGAAGAAACTATCAGCAGAAAAACGCAATATGATTCTTGAGGGTAACCTCTTTCAGGCCATAATTGTACTTGCCATTCCAATTATGATAAACAGCTTTATTCAGTCCATGTACAACCTGACAGATACATACTGGCTGGGACAGATTGGTACTAATCCAATGGCTGCAATAACACTCGTTTCCCCGGTTCAGAATATTATCATCAATTTCGGACAGGGCATTACAACTGCCGGTGCAATCCTCATATCGCAGTATATAGGGGCCGGTGAAAAACGTCAGGCAGGAATAATGGCTAATCATCTGTATATATGCTCAATGATATTTGCATTTGTATGCGCATCAATATGCATTATTGCCACACCCGGTATTGTCAGATGGCTCGGTGCTGATGGTGACGTACTTAATTTTGGCATAACTTACCTCAAAGTTGTTGTTATTGATATGCCGTTTCTTTTTACAATTAATATGTACAATGCCATACGTCAGGCTCAGGGAGATACGCTGAAGCCAATGCTCATGAATCTTCTGGGAATATGTATTAACTTTGTACTCGATCCTCTTCTTATGATTGTATTTGACATGGGAATTCTCGGTGCCGCACTTGCGACTCTTCTGGCGAAGGTGCCGCCTGCACTCATCTGTCTGTACTCACTGTTTAAAACAAAACAGGGTATCCGGCTTTCATTAAGGGGATTCCATTTTGAATCCTCAAAGATACTGTCAATCATTAAAGTCGGCCTTCCTACCGCAATAGGCGGAAGTACCATGCAGTTCGGTTTCCTTCTTATGACCAAAAATGTTTTAAAATACGGTTCAATCGCAACCGCTGCCTACGGAATCGGCAACAAGATTAACAGCATAATCACCATGCCGTCTAACGGAATAGGTTCAGCCGTATCAACAATCGTCGGACAGAATATGGGTGCGAAACAGGTTGACCGTGCCAACAAAGGTTACAAGATTGCTATGGCAATGGCAATTATCTTCCTTTTTGTCGGAGGAATGATATTTTCAAGAAGACCGGTATCACAGGCACTCGTAAATATATTCACCAAAGATGGTGCCGTATCTAATC
This genomic interval carries:
- a CDS encoding AraC family transcriptional regulator translates to MNGTMSEYFNINKLIREAAFRMDETHSHDCYELVYLFSGECNILVSHTIYRMVPGTLVIIPPGEIHKTSYGSNDKVRQQRTALRFSIKDTDWLCSALGKDFVKDNLTAGIIEVPDKRKEYIENLITRMIYENQMPDELSMGMVKTLFQEFMIFVLRCKLYGDTSAHEIDAQNSTIQDVATYVYNNYDKQIYLDDVAKQFSISRSYLSKKFKQTTGFGFKEYLLNVRIKEACRLLLETNHSITDIAFACGFNDSNYFGDAFRRIKGISPNKYRHNRDVV
- a CDS encoding MATE family efflux transporter — protein: MKKLSAEKRNMILEGNLFQAIIVLAIPIMINSFIQSMYNLTDTYWLGQIGTNPMAAITLVSPVQNIIINFGQGITTAGAILISQYIGAGEKRQAGIMANHLYICSMIFAFVCASICIIATPGIVRWLGADGDVLNFGITYLKVVVIDMPFLFTINMYNAIRQAQGDTLKPMLMNLLGICINFVLDPLLMIVFDMGILGAALATLLAKVPPALICLYSLFKTKQGIRLSLRGFHFESSKILSIIKVGLPTAIGGSTMQFGFLLMTKNVLKYGSIATAAYGIGNKINSIITMPSNGIGSAVSTIVGQNMGAKQVDRANKGYKIAMAMAIIFLFVGGMIFSRRPVSQALVNIFTKDGAVSNLATDFLSLMAFWCWTNGIYNATSGLFQGSGHTMITMLVDASRIWVFRFLVLFICETILHLGVASIWYAVVVSNATSSVILIILYFTGIWRKSTVKIESDSEKQAA
- the ispE gene encoding 4-(cytidine 5'-diphospho)-2-C-methyl-D-erythritol kinase — encoded protein: MDSIRLKARAKINLGLDVTGIREDGYHEVKMVMQTVGLYDRIIIEKTKEPGIVITSNLSYIPLNENNLMYKAADMLMREFDIDEGVHMDLRKFIPVAAGMAGGSSDAAAVFYGMNRMFGLGLDIEQLKERAVKVGADVPYCLIRGTMLATGIGEKLDRLPPMPQCAIVVAKPPVNVSTRMVYEKLDMSSDIRHPDIDAVIRGLENGNLVQIAESMGNVLEDVTIPMHPVIDTIKRDMKRFGAINAMMSGSGPTVFGIFDDKQQAQICLNHMREQGSARQAYITDVYNVR